A region of the Polynucleobacter asymbioticus genome:
GTTACTCATTGGAAAGGGCGTTCGCTCTTCAGGCTCAGAAGAATATCTAGTTAAACTAGTTGAAGAGTGGAGTATCCCGGTAGTTTATGCAGCATCTGCGCCTGATAGCTATAGTTTGGATCGCGCTCTTTCTATTGGATCAGTGGGTGCCATGGGATGTTCTCGTGCTGGCAACTTTGCTGTGCAAAATTCTGATTATGTGCTGGTACTGGGATCACGCCTGACGGCTCTTACGACCGGGGTTGATTACTGTAAATTTGCACGCGATGCGAAAATTAATGTGGTTGATATTGACCCTGTTGAGCATAGCAAAATAGGTATTCGTATCGATTCTTTTATTAAGTCAGACTTGAAAAGTTTTTTATCTGAATTACTGAAAAATCCATTACAGAGGACGCCAGAAGCCTGGGTTGAAAAGTGCAAACACTGGAAAAACCTATTTTCATTTGTGGAGTCAGATTTTAATTCACCAGACCTTGTGGATTTATATCAGCTTGCTGAAAGATTAGGTAAGCTAATGCCTCCAAGGTCTACATTGGTAACTGACTCAGGCTTAGCGGAGGTCATCCTTCCTACCAATATTCGCTTTTCTACTGGCATGGATTGCATTCACCCCGCATCACAGGGTGCTATGGGTTTTGCATTGCCAGCTGCAATTGGAGTTCAGCATGCAACAAGTCAAATGGTCATTGCTATTATTGGTGATGGGTCAATCATGATGAATTTACAAGAATTAGAGTCAATCCGTTATCAAAAGTTACCAATAAAGATCATTGTTATTAACAATAACGTTTACTCAATCATAAGGCGGCGGCAAAAGGATTTATTTCGTAAGCGCACCATTGGCACTGACCCTGAAAATGGTGTGAGTTGCCCTGACTTTTCTAAAGTTGCCGATTGCTTTGGTTTGCAATATCAAAGGATAGACTCGGTGCGTGATTTGGATGTTGGTTTGGTCGACTTCTTCTCATCCCCTAGCTCCATTATTTGCGAAATTATGGGGCGTCCGGATCAGGGTTATATAGAAGTGGCACGAACTCGAAGTGCTCAAGACGGAAGGCTTGTGCGCCGCCCCCTAGAGGATCAGGCCCCCTTTTTATCGCGAGAGTTATTCATGCAAGAAATGATTGTAGAACCGATTGATCAATAGGTAAAAGATGTCTTTTATAACGTTACGTACAGGCCGAGATATTGGCGATTATTTAAAACCATATATTGTGGCAGAACTCAATACAAGTCACTTTGGCGATATAGAAATCGCAAAAAAGATGATTGAGCAAGCCAAGCTTGTTGGCTGTGATTGCGTCAAATTCCAATCGTGGTCGGCAGAATCACTTTATTGCGAAGATTACTATAGGGTAAATAAAATTGCTAAGCGCATGGTGACAAAATTCTCTTTAAGTAATGATCAGTTAAAAGAGCTTTCTAGTCATGCAAAATTAATAGGGATTGATTTTGCATCCACTCCTTACTCTATTGATGAAGCTATTTTTTTGGTAGAAGAATGTGGGGTTCCATTTATAAAGATTGCCTCAATGGAGCTAAACAATTTTCCTTACTTGACTGAGTTAAGTAATCTGGGTGTGCCTTTAGTTCTTTCTACTGGAATGGGAACCATGGAGGAGATTGGCTTAGCTGTAGAGGCTATTAGATTGGCTGGAAATAATAAGCTCATCATTCTGCACTGTACTTCTGTATACCCCGCTTCACCAAATATTATTAGGCTCCAAAATATTGCCACACTTAGAAGTAAATTTTCTGAATACCCAATTGGCTATTCAGACCACAGCATTGGGATCGAAATACCAGCAGCATCTGTTGCCTTGGGCGCCTGTTTAATTGAGAAGCACTTTACATTAGATAGTGCGAAGATCGGGATGGATAATCAAATGGCAACTGAGCCTGAGGAAATGGAATCTATGATTGCAGCATGTCATCGCGTGCATGAGGCGATGGGGGGGTCGGAGCGTATTTTGTCGCAAGAGGAACAAGATCAGGCTGTCAAGATGCGACGTAGTATGGTGGCTAAGGTTAAACTTTTTCCAGGGGACTTTATTACAGAGTCAGTAATTGAGTTTAAGCGCCCAGGAAATGGGATACCTCCATCTAGTTATAAGCAGCATCTAAATAAGAGAGTTGTAAATGAGGTGGAAGTAGGGGCTATGGTTAGTTTGGGCGATATAGAGCAATGATTTACATTTGCTTGTAATTAATTAAAATTAAAAAATTTATTTTGGACGCTAATTCAGATGGGCAATTAAAAAGCTTCTACCTGTAAAGTTGATAGTAATAAATGTAGTAATTATTTTATAAAATATGAAGTAGCTGAAGCAGAAATAGCCGATTAAATGAGGTCACGACTCTTTTAGAGCGCTGTTAATTAGAAAGTCTGGTCATCCAAGGGAATTCTAAAATTATGAGCTGACCACCCTTTGATATAATTAGCTAAGCAAAAAATGCGAAATATAAGGCCAAATTGTCTACCTTAAGAGTGCTCAAAGTTTTTTTTGGCGTTTTATCTCGCAAAAGAAAACTGGATCTAATTAACATAATACTGCTAAATATTGCCTGTTCGGCTCTTGAGCTTGCAAGTATTGGCGCAGTTGGTCCATTTATGCTGGCGCTAACCAGGCCAGAAATTCCATTCAACTACTTAGCTCCTTCAGAATTTGGTCGAGCCCTGGACCTTGTTGCCGCTCAAGACATTGTTTTGCCAATCACTATCGCTTTTATAGGATTGATTTTTTTATCGGCTTTATTTAGGTCTGTAGTGCTTTATTTTGGAACACGATTTTCATTTGCACTTGGTTCTGAAATAAGTACAGCCTGTTATAGGGCCTACTTAAATAAGCCGTATTTAGAGGTAATAAGTGATCACACTAGCGAAATTATTAATAATATTTTCGTGAATATCAATCTTGTGATTTACCAAATAATCAATCCAGTAACCATTTTTTTTAGCGGATTATCATTGATAATTGCTCTATCGGTACTTATGTTGGTTGTTAATCCAGCGGGAACAGCCTCCGCATTCTCCTTCTTGGCGGTACTTTATTTTGCCGTTCACTTCTTGGGTAAGAGAAGAGCTAAAGATAATGGGGCAAAAATAGACTTTGAGTCCTCGAGGGCCATTAAAGCATTGCAAGATGGTATCGGTGGAATACGGGATGTTATTGTCAATGGAACTCAGCAGGCTTTTCTGGACCTTCATTCGAGTGCTGACTTAAATCTAAGAAAATTACAGGGTGCAAATCAGTTTATTAGCGCATTCCCGCGAATTGGGATAGAGGCGGCGGCAATGATAGTGGTTGCTATAGCCGGATACTTAATATCTGATAATTCAGGGCTTACATTAGCCCTCCCAACCTTGGCAATAATCGTTATGGCTGGGCAAAGACTTTTGCCTGCCCTGCAACAGTGTTACGTTTCCACTAACTCAATCAATTCAAGTATCCAAGCTTTAAACAAGATTAACGATTTATTGATATTTGATAAAAATAATTCTGCAGCTTTGGAGAAAATGCAGAAAATATTTTTTAACCATTCTGTTTGCTTAAAAAATATTGAGTTACAGCTTGGAAATCCACCTAAATTAATCTTGAATGGAGTTAATTTGGAGGTGCGTAAAGGTGAGAGAATTGGGGTGATAGGTAAGACTGGATCTGGAAAAAGCACTCTTGTCGATATTCTGATGGGCTTACTATTTCCAACTAGTGGGTCAGTAGAGGTTGATGCGATTAGTCTTAATTCGCACAACGTAAAGACATGGATGCAAATGGTAGCGCACGTTCCGCAATCTATTTTTCTAACAGATGCCTCAATTAAATGCAATATTGCTTTTGGTGTTCCTGAAGCCGAAATAGATCTTGCAAGGGTTGAGTATGCAATTAAATCTGCTCAGCTCACGGATTTAATTAATAGCCTCACAGATGGTATTAACTCAATTATTGGCGAGCGGGGCGCTTTTCTGTCTGGAGGTCAAAGGCAGCGAATTGGTATTGCTCGCGCGCTATATAAAAAATCTCAAATTCTGATCTTTGATGAGGCTACTAGTGCCTTGGATGGGGAAACAGAAGGCTCGGTAATGAATTGTATTTACGACTTAGATCCTAATCTAACAGTGATAGTCATAGCGCACAGATTATCAACATTAAGGGGCTGCGATCGAATTATAGAGATTGATTCTGGTAGGATTGGAGTAATTGGCACCTATGATGAATTGGTGAAAAATGAGTGATCTCAGTAGCCCATTTGAATTTGCTCCAGTAGTAATACATACATATACAAGGCATGAGCATCTTAAAAAGACAATTGAGGCTCTTTTGCTTAACGATCTTGCGCCTTCAACAGATTTATATATTGCCTCTGATGCTCCGAGACAGCGCAAAGATGAGGGCGATGTTTTGAAGTTGCGAGAATATATTAACTCCATCAAGGGGTTTAAGTCTGTCAATATAATTTTAAGAGATAAAAACTTTGGCCTTCACCTTAATGCATCCGCTGCATTTGATGAGGTATATAAGAAAACTGATAGGTTAATAACAATTGAAGACGATACGATTGTTGGAAGAGGATTTCTAAGGTATATAAATGAGGGTTTATCGCTTTATAGAGGAGATGAGAGCGTTTTTGCTATTTGCGGATATCTTTATAAATCCATCCGTATAAATTCTTCATCTGATGTTGTGCTTTTACCTGGATTCTCAGCTTGGGGTTATGGAATTTGGAGGGATAGGTTTTATGGTTTGCCAAATTATGTTGAAGTTGCAAACGAGTTTCTGAGAAGTCCCAAACTGTTTGTTAAATTAATGTTAAATCGTCCTGATTTAATTTTTGGGGTATGGAGTGTTGCCAGTGGGCGTCTAGTTGCAGCTGATTTAGCTTTTTTACTCGATATGATTAAAAAAAATAAAAAATGCCTATTCCCAAAAGAATCTTTAGTGCGAAATATTGGTAACGATGGAACTGGTGAGAATTGCATAGTCGATTCCTCCTATAAAGATCAGCAATATAATCAGAATGACATAGTGATTGTTGGAAGTGATAGTGCGGCCCATAGATATCCCCTCAACCCTTTTTTTTCAGCGCTTGGTGGGTGGAAAATTTTAATTAAAAATTTATCCAAATTCTTTATGCTGATAATTGTTGGCGAGCGCCTATATAAGAGGCTTGCTAACCTTAAAAACTCTATAAAACGGATGTTAGTAAATTAAGATTCAATATGATAAATTTATTTGGATGGGTTTATGAGAAAACCAATCAATCTACTAGTTTATTTAAGTATTTCTGGTTAGCGCTGCGCAGATTAACTTTGAAGCTTTATCCTAGCGCACCATGTCGCATGGAGGTGTATGGGGTATATATGATTTTGCCATTTAACAATGCGTTACCAGGATATTTGTTTGACCTTGAGTTTGGTTTTTATGAAAGTAGCACTTCAGAATTGCGCCAGCAGATGTAATGAAAATTGCCTACGACCAT
Encoded here:
- a CDS encoding thiamine pyrophosphate-binding protein; this translates as MRVSDYIMSRLAHAGVRHVFQVTGRGALFLSDALAKSNDLTGVSLHHEQSCAFAAIGYAEKTRGLGACLVSTGCASTNTMTGVLSAWQDGVPCIFISGQNILNETTRHTQIPLRTYGQQEADIVALVSPITKYAHMLTKSQDIVEVMDRALHAALSGRQGPVWIDVPLDLQSALIDPDTISRVILDGDENPSTSNIDVELVANNIRQAKRPLLLIGKGVRSSGSEEYLVKLVEEWSIPVVYAASAPDSYSLDRALSIGSVGAMGCSRAGNFAVQNSDYVLVLGSRLTALTTGVDYCKFARDAKINVVDIDPVEHSKIGIRIDSFIKSDLKSFLSELLKNPLQRTPEAWVEKCKHWKNLFSFVESDFNSPDLVDLYQLAERLGKLMPPRSTLVTDSGLAEVILPTNIRFSTGMDCIHPASQGAMGFALPAAIGVQHATSQMVIAIIGDGSIMMNLQELESIRYQKLPIKIIVINNNVYSIIRRRQKDLFRKRTIGTDPENGVSCPDFSKVADCFGLQYQRIDSVRDLDVGLVDFFSSPSSIICEIMGRPDQGYIEVARTRSAQDGRLVRRPLEDQAPFLSRELFMQEMIVEPIDQ
- a CDS encoding N-acetylneuraminate synthase family protein, encoding MSFITLRTGRDIGDYLKPYIVAELNTSHFGDIEIAKKMIEQAKLVGCDCVKFQSWSAESLYCEDYYRVNKIAKRMVTKFSLSNDQLKELSSHAKLIGIDFASTPYSIDEAIFLVEECGVPFIKIASMELNNFPYLTELSNLGVPLVLSTGMGTMEEIGLAVEAIRLAGNNKLIILHCTSVYPASPNIIRLQNIATLRSKFSEYPIGYSDHSIGIEIPAASVALGACLIEKHFTLDSAKIGMDNQMATEPEEMESMIAACHRVHEAMGGSERILSQEEQDQAVKMRRSMVAKVKLFPGDFITESVIEFKRPGNGIPPSSYKQHLNKRVVNEVEVGAMVSLGDIEQ
- a CDS encoding ABC transporter ATP-binding protein, producing MSTLRVLKVFFGVLSRKRKLDLINIILLNIACSALELASIGAVGPFMLALTRPEIPFNYLAPSEFGRALDLVAAQDIVLPITIAFIGLIFLSALFRSVVLYFGTRFSFALGSEISTACYRAYLNKPYLEVISDHTSEIINNIFVNINLVIYQIINPVTIFFSGLSLIIALSVLMLVVNPAGTASAFSFLAVLYFAVHFLGKRRAKDNGAKIDFESSRAIKALQDGIGGIRDVIVNGTQQAFLDLHSSADLNLRKLQGANQFISAFPRIGIEAAAMIVVAIAGYLISDNSGLTLALPTLAIIVMAGQRLLPALQQCYVSTNSINSSIQALNKINDLLIFDKNNSAALEKMQKIFFNHSVCLKNIELQLGNPPKLILNGVNLEVRKGERIGVIGKTGSGKSTLVDILMGLLFPTSGSVEVDAISLNSHNVKTWMQMVAHVPQSIFLTDASIKCNIAFGVPEAEIDLARVEYAIKSAQLTDLINSLTDGINSIIGERGAFLSGGQRQRIGIARALYKKSQILIFDEATSALDGETEGSVMNCIYDLDPNLTVIVIAHRLSTLRGCDRIIEIDSGRIGVIGTYDELVKNE